In the genome of Gordonia rubripertincta, one region contains:
- a CDS encoding transketolase-like TK C-terminal-containing protein yields MSQSAFSDAVPAPPTLGGAAPEQAALESIQQRVLWLSTSMIHHANRVRPNPSGLKVGGHQASCASMVSIMTSLWFEHLRPGDRVSVKPHASPVLHSINYLLGQLDEKYLTTLREFGGLQSYPSRSKDPDTVDYSTGSVGIGATAPIWGAMARRYVDTHVGDTGRGRQYSLVGDAELDEGAVWEAILDPGIADLGEVVWIVDLNRQSLDRVVPNIAARRLEKMFEAAGWQVIPVRFGELLESLFARPGGDALRTRILQMPNPEYQRLLRCTADEVRDRLPGNGVESQKIGELIAALDDATLLAAVRNLGGHDLQALSQAYRQIDDTRPTVIIAYTIKGYGLPTQGHPQNHSALLTVEEYRQLAAALGTDPDRPWGRFADDDPAGRLCAAAAQRLLRDPAPPLPDVEIPADFGRTPKGTSTTQAALGRSLLDLTRQSPEAAKRVVTVSPDVSSTTNLGGWVNKVGVWSPTERHNWFADDPETIMHWNERPTGQHMELGIAETNLVGLIGELGATWSRWGQPLLPIGVLYDPFVERALEPWSYGIYAGGQSILVGTPSGVTLAAEGGAHQSIKTPSIGLEQPGCVSYEPAFGIDVEWTLLASLSRLGRPDGTSAYLRLSTRPVDQSLAAVPTDPAARERRRRQVVAGGYPLRRSENAQVTVVAMGALIPEALAAADRLQQQGIDADILCITSPGLLFEAWQARQGRGHGETWILDQLFPSDRATPMVTVLDGHPHTLAFLAAINRVRSSNLGVSRFGQVGSLDDVYRHHGIDTDSIVSAALDILP; encoded by the coding sequence GTGTCCCAGTCCGCATTTTCCGATGCCGTCCCCGCACCGCCGACGCTCGGCGGCGCCGCGCCCGAGCAAGCCGCACTCGAGTCGATCCAGCAACGTGTGCTCTGGCTGTCGACCTCGATGATCCACCACGCCAACCGGGTTCGGCCGAATCCCAGCGGGTTGAAGGTCGGCGGCCACCAGGCGTCGTGCGCGTCGATGGTCTCGATCATGACGTCGCTGTGGTTCGAGCACCTGCGCCCCGGTGATCGCGTGTCGGTGAAACCCCATGCTTCGCCGGTGCTCCACAGCATCAACTATCTGCTCGGGCAGCTCGACGAGAAGTACCTGACCACGCTTCGCGAGTTCGGTGGCCTGCAGTCGTATCCCAGCCGTTCCAAGGATCCGGACACCGTCGACTACTCCACCGGCTCGGTCGGGATCGGCGCGACCGCCCCGATCTGGGGCGCGATGGCACGACGGTACGTCGACACCCACGTCGGGGACACCGGCCGCGGCCGGCAGTACTCGCTCGTCGGCGACGCCGAACTCGACGAGGGCGCCGTCTGGGAGGCCATCCTCGATCCGGGGATCGCCGATCTCGGCGAGGTGGTGTGGATCGTCGACCTGAACCGCCAGTCCCTGGACCGCGTGGTGCCGAACATCGCCGCCCGTCGTCTGGAGAAGATGTTCGAGGCAGCCGGCTGGCAGGTCATCCCCGTACGGTTCGGCGAACTGCTCGAATCTCTCTTCGCCCGCCCCGGCGGCGACGCGCTGCGGACCCGCATCCTGCAGATGCCGAACCCGGAGTATCAGCGACTGCTCCGCTGCACCGCGGACGAGGTTCGCGACCGTCTGCCCGGCAACGGTGTCGAGAGCCAGAAGATCGGCGAACTCATTGCCGCACTGGACGACGCGACCCTCCTGGCAGCGGTCCGCAACCTCGGCGGTCACGATCTGCAGGCGCTGTCGCAGGCGTACCGGCAGATCGACGACACCCGCCCGACGGTGATCATCGCCTACACCATCAAGGGTTACGGATTGCCGACGCAGGGCCACCCACAGAATCACTCGGCGCTGCTGACCGTCGAGGAGTACCGGCAGCTCGCGGCTGCCCTCGGGACGGACCCGGACCGACCGTGGGGCCGGTTCGCCGACGACGACCCGGCAGGCCGGTTGTGTGCCGCCGCAGCACAACGCCTTCTGCGGGATCCGGCGCCTCCGTTGCCCGACGTCGAGATCCCGGCCGACTTCGGCCGTACCCCGAAGGGCACCAGTACCACCCAGGCCGCGCTCGGTCGGTCGTTGCTCGACCTGACCCGGCAATCGCCCGAAGCGGCGAAGCGCGTCGTCACCGTCAGCCCGGACGTCAGCTCGACCACGAATCTCGGTGGCTGGGTGAACAAGGTCGGCGTCTGGTCGCCCACCGAGCGGCACAACTGGTTCGCCGATGATCCCGAGACGATCATGCACTGGAACGAACGGCCCACCGGGCAACACATGGAACTCGGTATCGCCGAGACCAATCTGGTCGGTCTGATCGGCGAACTCGGAGCCACGTGGAGCCGCTGGGGACAGCCGCTGTTGCCGATCGGCGTGCTCTACGACCCCTTCGTCGAACGTGCGCTCGAACCGTGGTCGTACGGCATCTACGCCGGAGGCCAGTCGATTCTCGTCGGCACCCCGTCCGGGGTCACGCTCGCGGCCGAGGGCGGTGCACACCAGTCGATCAAGACGCCGTCGATCGGTCTCGAGCAACCCGGTTGTGTCAGTTACGAACCGGCATTCGGGATCGACGTCGAGTGGACCCTGCTGGCCTCCCTGTCCCGGCTCGGCCGCCCCGACGGCACGTCGGCGTATCTACGCCTGTCGACCCGTCCGGTCGATCAGTCCCTCGCCGCGGTCCCGACCGACCCGGCAGCGCGTGAACGTCGACGCCGCCAGGTGGTCGCCGGCGGTTACCCACTTCGACGGAGCGAGAACGCACAGGTGACGGTCGTGGCGATGGGGGCCCTGATCCCCGAGGCCCTCGCCGCCGCAGATCGTCTGCAGCAGCAGGGGATCGACGCCGACATCCTCTGCATCACCAGTCCCGGGCTCCTGTTCGAGGCCTGGCAGGCGCGCCAGGGACGGGGCCACGGTGAGACCTGGATTCTCGATCAGCTCTTCCCGAGCGACCGTGCCACCCCGATGGTCACGGTCCTCGACGGGCATCCCCACACCCTGGCGTTCCTGGCCGCCATCAACCGGGTGCGCAGCAGCAATCTCGGAGTCTCCCGGTTCGGTCAGGTCGGCTCCCTCGACGACGTCTACCGACATCACGGCATCGACACCGACAGCATCGTCTCCGCCGCCCTCGACATCCTGCCCTGA
- a CDS encoding NAD(P)(+) transhydrogenase (Re/Si-specific) subunit beta — translation MIGSQLVLAAGAHTPSEGLSYLVMALYIVSFSLFIYGLMGLTGPKTAVRGNWIAATGMGLAVAATLLYIYNAGAVGDDGHSTVGVPTINWVLIVIGLVLGVVLGIPPALKTKMTAMPQLVALFNGVGGGTVALIAWAEFIETSGFSVFHNTEPASPLVVGSLIAAIIGSISFWGSLVAFAKLQEIMPKGLEKTFVANAKLFQAANIVLLLVALGLAIYLGVQASDGGGASVWWMVGLLLAAGVMGLFVVFPIGGADMPVVISLLNAMTGLSAAAAGIALDNTALIVAGMIVGASGSILTNLMAKAMNRSIPAIVFGSFGGGDAAGAGGPGAEGGTVKATSAADAAIQMAYANQVIVVPGYGLAVAQAQHAVKEMASLLESKGVEVKYAIHPVAGRMPGHMNVLLAEADVEYDAMKEMDDINGEFGRTDVAIVIGANDVTNPAARNDPSSPIHGMPILNVDEARSVIVLKRSMSSGYAGIENPLFFADGTSMLFGDAKKSVDSVIEELKAL, via the coding sequence GTGATCGGCTCGCAATTGGTGCTCGCGGCAGGCGCCCACACTCCGAGCGAGGGCCTGTCGTACCTGGTCATGGCGCTCTACATCGTGTCCTTCTCGCTGTTCATCTACGGCCTGATGGGTCTCACCGGTCCCAAGACCGCGGTGCGCGGCAACTGGATCGCCGCGACCGGTATGGGTCTGGCGGTGGCGGCGACGCTGCTCTACATCTACAACGCCGGCGCGGTCGGCGACGACGGCCATTCGACGGTGGGCGTGCCGACCATCAACTGGGTCCTGATCGTGATCGGTCTGGTTCTCGGTGTGGTGCTGGGTATCCCGCCGGCGCTGAAGACCAAGATGACGGCCATGCCGCAGCTGGTGGCCCTGTTCAACGGCGTCGGTGGTGGCACCGTCGCGCTGATCGCGTGGGCGGAGTTCATCGAGACCTCCGGGTTCTCGGTCTTCCACAACACCGAACCGGCCTCGCCGCTGGTGGTGGGTTCGCTGATCGCGGCGATCATCGGTTCGATCTCGTTCTGGGGATCGTTGGTGGCGTTCGCGAAGCTGCAGGAGATCATGCCGAAGGGTCTGGAGAAGACCTTCGTGGCGAACGCGAAGTTGTTCCAGGCCGCCAACATCGTGCTGCTGCTGGTCGCGCTGGGTCTCGCGATCTACCTCGGTGTCCAGGCCTCCGACGGTGGCGGGGCGAGCGTGTGGTGGATGGTCGGGCTGCTGCTCGCCGCCGGCGTGATGGGTCTGTTCGTGGTGTTCCCCATCGGCGGTGCGGACATGCCGGTGGTCATCTCGCTGCTCAACGCGATGACCGGTCTGTCGGCCGCTGCCGCGGGTATCGCCTTGGACAACACGGCGCTGATCGTGGCCGGCATGATCGTCGGCGCGTCGGGTTCGATCCTGACCAACCTGATGGCCAAGGCGATGAACCGGTCGATTCCGGCGATCGTGTTCGGCTCGTTCGGTGGCGGCGACGCTGCCGGCGCCGGTGGACCCGGCGCCGAGGGCGGCACGGTCAAGGCCACCTCAGCCGCCGACGCCGCGATCCAGATGGCGTACGCCAATCAGGTGATCGTGGTGCCCGGTTACGGCCTGGCCGTGGCCCAGGCCCAGCACGCGGTCAAGGAGATGGCGAGCCTGCTCGAGTCCAAGGGGGTGGAGGTCAAGTACGCCATCCACCCGGTGGCCGGTCGTATGCCCGGGCACATGAACGTGCTGCTGGCCGAGGCCGACGTCGAGTACGACGCGATGAAGGAGATGGACGACATCAACGGCGAGTTCGGCCGTACCGATGTCGCGATCGTCATCGGCGCCAACGACGTCACCAACCCGGCCGCCCGCAACGATCCCTCCAGCCCGATCCACGGTATGCCGATCCTCAACGTCGACGAGGCGCGGTCGGTGATCGTCCTGAAGCGGTCGATGAGTTCGGGTTATGCCGGCATCGAGAACCCGCTGTTCTTCGCCGACGGCACCTCGATGCTGTTCGGTGACGCGAAGAAGAGCGTCGACAGCGTCATCGAGGAACTCAAAGCGCTGTAG
- a CDS encoding NAD(P) transhydrogenase subunit alpha: protein MYAGLLANLAILVLAGFVGFAVISKVPNTLHTPLMSGTNAIHGIVVLGALVVLGKLPADAGWGVRIIAFVALVFGTLNVIGGFAVTDRMLGMFKGKKEAAK from the coding sequence ATGTACGCCGGACTTCTCGCAAATCTCGCGATCCTGGTGCTCGCCGGATTCGTTGGCTTCGCGGTCATTTCGAAGGTTCCCAACACCCTGCACACCCCGCTGATGTCGGGTACCAACGCCATTCACGGCATCGTCGTGCTCGGCGCGCTGGTGGTCCTGGGCAAGTTGCCCGCCGACGCCGGATGGGGCGTGCGGATCATCGCGTTCGTCGCGTTGGTGTTCGGCACGCTTAACGTCATCGGTGGCTTCGCCGTCACCGACCGGATGCTGGGCATGTTCAAGGGTAAGAAGGAGGCCGCCAAGTGA
- a CDS encoding Re/Si-specific NAD(P)(+) transhydrogenase subunit alpha gives MTVGVVRETAPGERRVALVPKVAASLVGKGVPVVVESGAGLGALIPDEAYTEAGATIGDPYSADVVLRVSPPSDDEIGRLRSGQKLIGFLAPRNADNKIGALRAAGVEAYAVEAIPRISRAQVMDALSSQANVAGYKSVIVAADLSTRFFPMLTTAAGTVKPATVLVLGVGVAGLQALATAKRLGGRTTGYDVRPEVAEQVRSVGAQWLDLGIDAAGEGGYARELTEEERAQQQQALEDAIKGFDVVVTTALVPGRPAPRLVTAAAVEGMKPGSVVVDLAGETGGNCELTEPGQTVVKHDVTITAPLNLPATMPEHASELYSKNLLALIELMLDDNGAITPDFDDEVVAAACVTRATTEGVSA, from the coding sequence ATGACAGTGGGTGTCGTGCGCGAGACAGCCCCGGGGGAGCGCCGCGTGGCGCTGGTCCCGAAGGTGGCTGCCTCGCTGGTGGGCAAAGGTGTGCCCGTCGTGGTGGAGTCGGGGGCCGGTCTCGGCGCCCTGATCCCCGACGAGGCGTACACCGAAGCCGGGGCCACGATCGGAGATCCGTATTCGGCTGACGTGGTGTTGCGGGTGTCGCCGCCGTCGGATGACGAGATCGGCAGGCTGCGCAGCGGGCAGAAGCTGATCGGTTTCCTGGCGCCGCGCAATGCCGACAACAAGATCGGTGCCCTGCGCGCCGCGGGCGTGGAAGCCTACGCGGTGGAAGCGATTCCGCGTATCTCCCGCGCGCAGGTGATGGATGCACTGAGTTCGCAGGCCAACGTGGCCGGTTACAAGTCGGTGATCGTGGCGGCGGACCTGTCGACGCGGTTCTTCCCGATGCTGACCACGGCGGCGGGCACGGTGAAGCCGGCGACGGTGCTGGTGCTCGGTGTGGGCGTGGCCGGTCTGCAGGCGCTGGCCACGGCCAAGCGCCTCGGCGGCCGAACCACCGGTTACGACGTACGCCCCGAGGTGGCCGAGCAGGTGCGGTCGGTCGGTGCGCAGTGGCTCGATCTCGGTATCGATGCAGCCGGCGAGGGCGGTTACGCCCGCGAGCTGACCGAGGAGGAACGCGCGCAGCAGCAACAGGCGCTCGAGGACGCGATCAAGGGTTTCGACGTGGTGGTCACCACCGCGCTGGTCCCGGGCCGTCCGGCCCCGCGCCTGGTGACCGCAGCCGCGGTCGAGGGCATGAAGCCGGGCAGCGTCGTGGTGGATCTGGCCGGTGAGACCGGCGGCAACTGCGAGCTCACCGAACCCGGGCAGACCGTCGTGAAGCACGATGTGACGATCACCGCGCCGTTGAATCTGCCGGCGACGATGCCCGAGCATGCCAGCGAGCTGTACTCGAAGAACCTGCTCGCGCTGATCGAGCTGATGCTCGACGACAACGGTGCGATCACTCCGGATTTCGATGACGAAGTGGTGGCTGCCGCGTGCGTCACCCGTGCAACCACTGAGGGGGTGTCCGCCTGA
- a CDS encoding molybdopterin-dependent oxidoreductase: MSTPRAHAAAPWLAGIVAAGAGLAAGEIAAVPVSPDASPYFAVGSSVVGHSPQAVREWAIQTFGIADKVALFVGMGIIIAAIAGACGYLERRRPPLGSAIIVVFAAVGVLAAVNRPGASWTYALPSVLAGVVGIVVLRLLLAQLDDEPPPVADGDAEDRVHQPLSRRFVLAAGGVAVAAVAIGVVGRRMLADTASTLADRARILLPKPVDPAPPIPPGTELNLSGATSFVTGNDDFYRIDTALQVPTLTTVDWRLRIHGEVDREVTLTWDDLLAIPMTERFVTLACVSNDVGGDLIGNARWLGVPIQKVLDLAGVRPGADMLLSTSVDGWTCGTPISDITDGRDALLAVGMNGRPLPIEHGYPVRQVVPGLYGYVSATKWVVDWEITRFSEARAYWTDRGWSALGPIKLASRIDRPARGTSHPAGEVVIAGTAWAQHIGVERVEVRIDDGPWQPAELATEYSVDTWRQWRFVWQAGKGDHTVTCRAIDKQGRPQVERYQSPAPDGATGLDERRYTIA; the protein is encoded by the coding sequence TTGTCGACCCCCCGCGCACACGCCGCCGCCCCTTGGCTGGCGGGCATCGTCGCGGCGGGTGCCGGGCTGGCGGCGGGGGAGATCGCCGCGGTCCCGGTGTCGCCGGACGCGTCGCCGTACTTCGCGGTCGGCTCGTCGGTGGTCGGCCACTCGCCCCAGGCGGTCCGCGAATGGGCCATTCAGACCTTCGGCATCGCCGACAAGGTCGCCCTCTTCGTCGGGATGGGCATCATCATCGCGGCGATCGCCGGCGCCTGCGGGTACCTCGAGCGGCGGCGTCCACCGCTCGGGTCCGCGATCATCGTGGTCTTCGCGGCCGTCGGAGTGCTGGCGGCGGTGAATCGGCCCGGTGCGTCGTGGACATATGCGCTGCCCTCGGTTCTTGCCGGGGTCGTGGGCATCGTCGTACTGAGGCTGCTGCTGGCCCAGCTCGACGACGAGCCGCCACCGGTCGCGGATGGTGATGCGGAAGATCGCGTCCACCAACCTCTTTCGCGCCGGTTCGTCCTCGCGGCGGGTGGCGTTGCCGTGGCGGCCGTCGCGATCGGCGTCGTCGGCCGTCGCATGCTCGCCGATACCGCGAGCACGCTGGCCGACCGCGCGCGGATTCTGCTACCGAAACCCGTGGACCCGGCGCCGCCGATACCGCCCGGAACCGAGCTGAATCTCTCCGGCGCAACATCTTTCGTCACCGGTAACGACGACTTCTACCGTATCGACACCGCGCTCCAGGTCCCGACGCTCACCACCGTCGACTGGCGACTGCGGATACACGGGGAGGTCGACAGGGAGGTGACTCTCACCTGGGACGATCTGCTGGCGATCCCCATGACCGAACGGTTCGTGACGCTCGCGTGCGTGTCCAATGACGTCGGGGGAGACCTGATCGGCAACGCCCGGTGGCTCGGCGTGCCGATACAGAAGGTCCTCGACCTCGCCGGCGTACGACCCGGAGCCGACATGCTGTTGTCCACCAGCGTCGACGGGTGGACTTGTGGCACACCCATTTCGGACATCACCGACGGCCGCGACGCGCTGCTGGCCGTCGGCATGAACGGCCGGCCACTGCCGATCGAACACGGATACCCGGTCCGTCAGGTGGTTCCCGGTCTGTACGGATACGTTTCGGCGACCAAGTGGGTGGTCGACTGGGAGATCACCAGGTTCTCCGAGGCCCGGGCGTACTGGACCGACCGCGGGTGGTCGGCGCTCGGACCTATCAAACTGGCCTCTCGGATCGATCGCCCGGCCCGGGGCACGTCACATCCTGCGGGTGAGGTCGTCATCGCCGGAACCGCATGGGCACAGCACATCGGTGTCGAGCGCGTCGAGGTCCGGATCGACGACGGGCCGTGGCAACCCGCGGAACTCGCGACCGAGTACAGCGTCGACACCTGGCGTCAATGGAGATTCGTATGGCAAGCGGGCAAAGGTGACCACACGGTCACATGCCGTGCGATCGACAAGCAGGGACGCCCACAGGTCGAGCGGTACCAGTCTCCCGCGCCCGACGGCGCGACCGGGTTGGATGAACGTAGATACACGATTGCCTGA
- a CDS encoding heavy metal translocating P-type ATPase: MSASPGLQLVDLDISGMTCASCANRIERKLNKLDGVTASVNYATERAHVEVPAGLAADDLVEVVRAAGYDAAPILPDPPAGSEADTADTSPTADPELDALRQRLIVSAVLSVPVIALAMIPAWQFTYWQWLSLTLAAPVVVWGAYPFHRAAWINLRHGATTMDTLVSVGTLAAFGWSLYALFLGTAGTPGLTHGFDLLPQRTDGASHIYLEAAAGVTTFLLAGRYFEKRSKRRAGDALRALMDLGAKDVAVRRNGVESRIPVGQLVVGDEFVVRPGEKVATDGVVVEGASAIDASMVSGESVPVEVTAGDAVIGATVNTSGLLVVRATAVGSDTALSQMARMVAAAQEGKADAQRLADRISSVFVPAVIAISVATLGFWLGAASLDEFAGGDVTFAFTAAVAVLIIACPCALGLATPTALMVGTGRGAQLGILLKGPEVLESTRRVDAIVLDKTGTVTSGDMSVSTVIAVDGRDESQVLAWAAAVEAGSEHPIGRAVVEAGRGLVSEKARDFVSTQGAGVAGTVGDRRVQVLSPSTVTVPMPADLAHAVSTAESGGATAVVVLVGDANEDAAEPVAVGVIAVADRIKASSAEAIAEFRRLGLTPKLLTGDNEGAARAVAAAVGIDDVTAGVSPQRKLEVIAELQEQGHVVAMVGDGINDAAALAQADLGLAMGTGTDVAMAASDLTVVSGDLRVVADAIRLARRTLGTIKGNLFWAFGYNVAAIPLAAAGMLNPMIAGAAMALSSVFVVGNSLRLRRFSPAR; encoded by the coding sequence ATGTCCGCGAGTCCCGGCCTACAACTCGTCGATCTCGACATCTCCGGCATGACCTGCGCGTCGTGTGCGAACCGCATCGAGCGTAAGCTCAACAAACTCGACGGCGTCACCGCCTCGGTGAACTACGCGACCGAACGCGCCCATGTCGAGGTGCCCGCCGGTCTCGCCGCCGACGACCTCGTCGAGGTGGTCCGAGCCGCCGGCTACGACGCCGCGCCGATCCTGCCGGACCCGCCCGCCGGGTCGGAGGCGGACACGGCCGACACCTCACCGACGGCAGACCCGGAACTCGACGCGCTGCGGCAGCGGCTGATCGTCTCGGCAGTGCTGTCGGTCCCGGTGATCGCGCTCGCGATGATTCCGGCCTGGCAGTTCACCTACTGGCAGTGGCTGTCCCTGACGCTCGCCGCGCCGGTGGTCGTGTGGGGCGCCTACCCGTTCCATCGCGCTGCATGGATCAACCTGCGCCACGGCGCGACCACGATGGACACCCTGGTGTCGGTCGGCACGCTCGCGGCGTTCGGCTGGTCGCTGTACGCGCTCTTCCTCGGTACCGCCGGGACGCCCGGCCTCACCCACGGGTTCGACCTGCTTCCCCAACGCACCGACGGGGCGTCGCACATCTATCTCGAGGCGGCCGCGGGCGTGACGACCTTCCTGCTGGCGGGTCGTTACTTCGAGAAGCGGTCCAAGCGTCGGGCGGGTGACGCGCTGCGTGCGCTCATGGACCTCGGGGCGAAGGACGTTGCCGTCCGACGGAACGGAGTGGAGAGTCGAATCCCCGTCGGTCAGTTGGTCGTCGGCGACGAGTTCGTCGTGCGGCCGGGAGAGAAGGTAGCGACCGACGGCGTCGTGGTCGAGGGTGCCTCGGCGATCGACGCGTCGATGGTGTCCGGGGAATCGGTGCCGGTCGAGGTGACCGCGGGCGATGCGGTCATCGGCGCCACCGTCAACACCAGCGGACTGCTCGTCGTCCGGGCAACCGCCGTCGGTTCCGACACCGCACTCTCGCAGATGGCACGCATGGTCGCCGCCGCGCAGGAAGGAAAGGCCGACGCGCAGCGTCTCGCTGACCGCATCTCCTCGGTGTTCGTCCCCGCGGTGATCGCGATCTCGGTTGCCACGCTTGGCTTCTGGCTCGGCGCGGCGTCGTTGGACGAATTCGCGGGTGGCGACGTCACCTTCGCGTTCACGGCCGCGGTCGCGGTCCTCATCATCGCCTGCCCGTGTGCGCTCGGGCTCGCCACGCCGACCGCCCTCATGGTCGGCACCGGCCGCGGCGCACAGCTGGGCATCCTGCTGAAGGGGCCGGAGGTGCTGGAGTCCACGCGCCGCGTCGACGCCATCGTGCTGGACAAGACCGGCACCGTCACCAGTGGTGACATGTCCGTGTCGACTGTGATCGCCGTCGACGGTCGGGACGAGTCACAGGTCCTCGCGTGGGCGGCTGCAGTGGAAGCGGGGTCGGAGCACCCGATCGGCCGTGCCGTCGTCGAAGCGGGTCGTGGGCTGGTCTCCGAGAAAGCCCGGGATTTCGTGTCCACGCAGGGCGCCGGTGTTGCGGGCACCGTGGGTGACAGGCGAGTCCAGGTCCTCTCACCCAGCACGGTGACCGTGCCGATGCCCGCCGACCTCGCGCACGCGGTGTCGACTGCCGAATCAGGCGGTGCGACTGCCGTCGTCGTCCTCGTCGGAGATGCGAACGAGGATGCAGCCGAACCGGTTGCGGTCGGTGTCATCGCGGTGGCCGACCGCATCAAGGCATCGTCGGCCGAGGCCATCGCCGAGTTCCGGCGCCTGGGCCTCACGCCGAAGCTGCTCACCGGTGACAACGAGGGTGCAGCCCGCGCGGTGGCGGCAGCGGTCGGGATCGACGACGTGACCGCGGGGGTCAGTCCGCAGCGCAAGCTCGAGGTGATCGCCGAACTCCAGGAACAGGGTCACGTGGTGGCAATGGTCGGCGACGGCATCAACGACGCCGCGGCACTGGCGCAGGCCGACCTCGGTCTGGCGATGGGAACCGGCACCGATGTGGCGATGGCGGCCAGCGACCTCACGGTCGTGAGCGGTGACCTCCGCGTGGTCGCCGACGCCATCCGATTGGCGCGGCGAACCCTCGGCACGATCAAGGGAAACCTGTTCTGGGCCTTCGGTTACAACGTCGCCGCGATCCCGCTGGCGGCCGCCGGGATGCTCAACCCGATGATCGCCGGGGCCGCAATGGCACTCTCCTCGGTGTTCGTCGTGGGGAACAGCCTGCGGTTGCGGAGGTTCTCCCCGGCCCGCTGA